The Desulfosoma caldarium genome has a window encoding:
- a CDS encoding zinc ribbon domain-containing protein, whose product MLDETPRLCPSCGLAQARLKRIDHYLSLFFVPLFPVKKGQPLLMCDRCGYAAPPEEGFYGRPTETAPPPPVTIRCPSCGRTLEPSFAYCPYCGRKV is encoded by the coding sequence ATGCTGGATGAGACCCCGCGTTTGTGTCCATCCTGTGGGCTGGCTCAAGCGCGCCTGAAACGCATCGACCATTACCTCAGTCTGTTTTTTGTTCCTCTTTTTCCAGTCAAAAAAGGTCAACCTTTGCTCATGTGCGATCGGTGCGGGTACGCGGCCCCACCGGAAGAGGGTTTTTATGGAAGGCCGACCGAGACGGCACCGCCACCGCCTGTGACGATTCGGTGTCCATCGTGCGGTCGAACCTTGGAACCTTCTTTTGCGTATTGCCCTTATTGTGGAAGAAAGGTATAA